Proteins co-encoded in one Bubalus bubalis isolate 160015118507 breed Murrah chromosome 7, NDDB_SH_1, whole genome shotgun sequence genomic window:
- the LOC102395812 gene encoding MORF4 family-associated protein 1 gives MRPLDIVELAEPEEVEVLEPEEDFEQFLLPVINEMREDIAALSREHGRAYLRNRSKLWEMDNMLIQIKTQVEASEESALNHLQNPDDGVEGRGTKRCEKAEEKAKEIAKMAEMLVELVRRIEKSESS, from the coding sequence ATGCGGCCCTTGGACATCGTGGAGCTGGCGGAGCCGGAGGAGGTGGAGGTGCTGGAGCCCGAGGAGGACTTCGAGCAGTTCCTGCTGCCGGTCATCAACGAGATGCGCGAGGACATCGCAGCACTCTCCCGTGAGCACGGGCGGGCCTACCTGCGGAACCGAagcaagctgtgggagatggACAATATGCTCATCCAGATAAAGACGCAGGTGGAGGCCTCGGAGGAGAGCGCGCTCAACCATCTGCAGAATCCGGACGACGGAGTCGAGGGCCGGGGGACCAAACGGTGCGAGAAGGCGGAGGAGAAGGCCAAGGAGATCGCGAAGATGGCAGAGATGCTGGTGGAGCTGGTGCGGCGGATAGAGAAGAGCGAGTCGTCCTGA